The following proteins come from a genomic window of Malus sylvestris chromosome 4, drMalSylv7.2, whole genome shotgun sequence:
- the LOC126618409 gene encoding uncharacterized protein LOC126618409, producing MSPTEWWIMYGTDAPTVRKLAIKVLSQTASSSTCERNWSTFALIHTKQRNKLAHSSLEKLVYCYYNMKLQIRDKEAEIDHVDRGDPLDVFDIVGEDDDTEGNQLFQWIRPLHLDDDEGNPAPRVAEEARNEGINVEKVLEEEVGFSSADSLKELLRPRPRNTGIPPSSNPT from the exons atgtctccta ctgaatggtggatcatgtatgggaccgatgcaccaactgtgagaaagttagcaatcaaagtattatcacaaacagcttcctcatctacttgtgaaagaaattggagcacatttgcactcatacacacaaagcaaagaaataagttggctcatagtagcttggaaaaattagtttattgctactacaacatgaagcttcaaattcgagataaggaagcagaaatagatcatgtcgaccgtggtgacccactagatgtgtttgatattgttggtgaagatgatgatacagagggtaaccaactttttcaatggattagacctcttcatttagatgatgatgaaggcaacccagctcccagagttgctgaagaagcacgtaatgaagggataaatgtagaaaaagtattagaggaggaggtgggatttagcagcgctgactctttgaaagaacttttgcgcccaagaccaagaaacactggaattccaccttcttccaatcctacataa